The window ATGGAAAATAAAATTCGACATGTATTGGGCATTTCAGGTGGCAAGGATAGCGCAGCTCTGGCAATTTATCTGAAAGGTAAATATCCACAACTAGATATTGAATACTATTTCTGCGATACAGGCAAGGAATTGGACGAAACATACATGCTCATTAAAAACCTTGAAGTATATATAGGGAAGACAATTACCCGTTTAGAAGCCGGTAAGGATAGCCACGAACCACCGTTTGACCATTTTCTAAAATTATATGGAGGCTATTTACCATCTTCTAATTCTCGCTGGTGTACGAGGAAACTAAAATTGGAGCCATTTGAAAGGTTTGTTGGGGATGATCCGGTAATCTCTTATGTGGGTATTCGGGGCGATGAAGACCGGGAAGGGTATATCTCTAAGAAACCCAACATCCAGTCTATCTTCCCATTCCGCAAGAACATTTGGAGTGAGGACGTTATCAACAAAGCACTGAAAAATGGCAATATTCTGGTGTTGGCTAATTTGTATGAGAAACATGTTGATAAAGCTATGACAAAACGGGTATTAGAAATTGTCAATGAGCCGATTTCCTCAAATTTTCCACAAACTGATAAGTTAAATACTTTGTTAAATTTGGGGATAAATGTTTTCAATAAAGTGGTATTTGATTTCCTTAAAACAATATACTATCCTTTGTCCTATGCGGATGAATTTCCACTATTAGACAATGAAGATGTATTGGTGAGGGATGACATCTTTAGGATTTTGCGGGAAAGCGGTGTAGGTATACCGCAATATTATGAGAAAGTAGAGTTTGAGATAACCGGCAAGAAAGGTGAATATGCCCGCAGCCGTTCCGGATGTTTCTTCTGTTTCTTCCAACAAAAAATTGAATGGATTTGGCTATACGAACA is drawn from Bacteroidia bacterium and contains these coding sequences:
- a CDS encoding phosphoadenosine phosphosulfate reductase family protein: MENKIRHVLGISGGKDSAALAIYLKGKYPQLDIEYYFCDTGKELDETYMLIKNLEVYIGKTITRLEAGKDSHEPPFDHFLKLYGGYLPSSNSRWCTRKLKLEPFERFVGDDPVISYVGIRGDEDREGYISKKPNIQSIFPFRKNIWSEDVINKALKNGNILVLANLYEKHVDKAMTKRVLEIVNEPISSNFPQTDKLNTLLNLGINVFNKVVFDFLKTIYYPLSYADEFPLLDNEDVLVRDDIFRILRESGVGIPQYYEKVEFEITGKKGEYARSRSGCFFCFFQQKIEWIWLYEQHPDKFKLAMEYEKDGYTWIQDERLEDLIQPERVCQIKEEHLKRTNRISNEKSPYLLDILDEAEGEGCAACFI